The stretch of DNA TGGTTCTCAAAAAGTTTCTCTCCGTTTCGTACTTTCAGGATCTCGTCGACGGAATGTTTCGCATCgggaccgccgcggtcattCCCCCGCAGCCCCCCGTCCCGTCCGACGGTTACCACTCCGGCTACTCCTCCGGCAAGGAGCgcacggcggtgagcgcctactcgctcgcgtcgcacgccgcgggcgatcCCGCGTGGCACGGACAAAGCCACGGACAAAGCCACGGCGGTATCGTCGGGTacgcctcctcgggctcgctGGGCTCGGGAACTAACGAACCGCTCGGCGGGGGCaacggcgtgggcggcggccgggtcggcggcccgcccgccgcggcagccgcagccgccgcggccgcggccgcggctgcggGCGGTGGAGCGCAGCCCGGGTACGGATACACCGGATCTGGATACGCTTCCGATCGAagagccgcgacggccgccgccgccgccgccgccgcctacCCGACCGCCtaccccgtcgcgcccgtcccgaCGCCCGTCCctgccgcgcccgcggccgcgtacGATTACaacgtcgcggcgtacgGCCCCATGGCCGGGTCGATGAACGCTATGGGCGGAATGGGCGGAATGGGCGCGATTGGCGCGAACCCGTACGCGGGCCAAGCCGATCCTTACGCGATGGGATCCGACCCGTCGGGCGcttacgccgccgccgcgtgcgcggcgtacTTCGCGAACGTGCCTctgcacgcggcgcacgcgcagaTCCGCGCGATGGGCtacgcggacccggcggcgacgatgcagTACTGGCAGCAGTGCCTCGACTGCTACAGCCGGGGGTATCCGGCGATGCCCGGGTACCcatccgccggcggcgggtacgcgggcgtcgccgctccggcgcccgcggcgccctcggcaccctcggcgccctcggcaccctcggcgcccgccgccgcgcctctgCCCGCGTCCGACCCGGCGCCTTTACGTAAGGCttccgcggcttcgtcggtCGGAAAggccgacggcgatggggATTCCGAGTCCGCGGCccggaccgccgccgtcgtcggggacgccgaggacggcgcgagcgccacctcGGACGTGGCCGCGCCATCGAGCGGCTCGGGGAGCGACGAGGCGTGATCGGGCTCGATCGGGATTGGGGGAGGATGTGGGGGTTAGGGACACACGACGTCGGGGCACTCGCAATTTTTTTTTCCTGCATGTACTGTATGATGATGACGCGGGGTACTTGTATTGACTGACGACGTTCGCGTGCACGACGGATGTAAAAATGACGACGTCTCACGGAATCGACAACGACACCGCACACACGATGCGTAGCTGTTCACGGATCAACTTATGGCTTTTCAATAGGCTTTATTGTAAACAGATACTCACGGGTGGGTTCCAAAACAACTTTTGAAACTGTTTAAAAAACCAAGGACGCACAGAAATTTACCCAGAAATTTCCAAAAGAATTGTGAATTAGCGGATTACGTCATTTGGCATTAAAACCTTGCGTCATCGGTTAGAAATCTCGACGGAATTTGCACAGCACATGCGCCTCATGCAGCGTGCGTttccgagctcgcgcgtcgcctccgaaAAGTAGGGCACCGATTCGTATTGGGCAATCAAacgtcgaggcggccgaACGGGCCGGGGTGGACCCAGGACGCGCGTCTCTTCCCGCGGCACATCGCCTCGCCGCTTCCCCACTccgatgccgtcgccggggttcgccctcgcgcgcacgCTGGAGGGCCACTCcaagtccgtcgccgccgtcaagtTCAGCCCCGACGGATctgtcgtcgcgtccgcgagcgctgACAAGACCGTCCGTCTgtggcgcgtcgccgacggcgcgcagctGTGCGTGCTCGTGGGCCACGAGAGGGGATGCTCGGACGTCGCGTGGACCGGGTGCGGGCGCtacctcgcgtccgcgtccgacgacAAGAACCTCCACCTCTGGGACGTCGACCCGTGCTCGCCCCACTACGGAAAAACCGTGCGCGTCTTCGCGGGGCACACCTCGCACGTCTTCTGCTGCGACGTCAACTCCGTCTGCGGCGCGAACAACGTCCTCGCCAGCGGCAGCGTCGACGAGACCGTCCGACTGTGGGACCTGCGCCAAGGTACCTGCGTCAACGTCCTCCCGGCGCACTCCGACCCGGTCACCGGCGTCAAGttctcccccgacggcgccatcctcgcgacgTGCTCGTACGACGGCATCACGCGACTGTGgtccgtcgccaccggcgcgtgcCTCAGGACGATCGTGCTCGGGTTGGGAGGCGGGGGGttgggaggaggaggaggcggcggagggggtgccgagggtgccgagggtgccgaggacgcagacacagctggcgacaaGCTGGCGGTCATCCCCGGATTCGTCGGCaacgccgtggacgacgtcgccgcgctcgccgacggcgtcgtgatcaacggcggcgccggctggGGCGACGGTTCGTATCGTAACGCCCCGATAGGCTGCATCGTCCCCTCGACCAACGGCCGGTACCTCCTGGCGTCCACGCTCGACGCCCACGGGTCGCTCAGGCTGTGGGACGCCGTCAAAGGGCGAGTGGTTAGAACCTACGCCGGGCGAAGAGGATCGCGGTActgcgccttcgccgcgttcgccgacgcggaagGGACGTCGTACGCGGTGTGCGGGTCGGAGGACGGGTCGGTGATGGCGTGGGATCTGCGCACCGGGGAGGTGGCGCAGAGGATCCCCgggtcggacgcggcgtggaccaacgtcgtcggcgacgagagaacaaaggcggaggcggagaagcgACGGGGGGGGTCCGAAAAGGCGGAAAATACGGCAAAgttggacggcgacgggatcgaacccgcgaccgGTTCCCCGGGCACGccggggcgcgacgaggaggacggcgacgcggggaatCGGGTGGGCGTgccggggcgcgaggggaaggacggggacggcggggacgcggtcGTGTCGACGGATCTAAACCCTGAACCTaaacctccgccgccgccgacggaccccgacgggcacgacgacgcggtggtcgGGCTGGACTTTTTCCGTCACGGGAtgctcgcgacgtcggggcTGGAGAGGGACCGCACGATCAAGCtctggacgacggcggggtaccgcgagcgcgcgcgtgcgtcgtgaacgagagcgtcgccgcgaatGAGACTCGAGACTTTTAATTAAACGTAAGGGTCACCTTCCGCCCTCGGGGCGTACACGCCCGTCGGCGCACCCGGCGCCACGGAAAACctctcgcgctccgcgaacATGAACGTGTTCTGGTGTCCGCCCTCCTCCTGGATGAGTATCTGTTCCGTCCGCTTCTCGGAttcggcgacgtcgatgcCCTTGTAGAGGTTATCGCACCACGTGGCGAACTTGTGGCGCAGgtgcgagcgcggcggacctaTCCACCTGTTACCCTTCCACTTTCCCTTGGCGCAGACGTCTTTGACCGGTATGCAGTGTCCGCCGAGCTCCCAGGTGTCGTGCGTGTACGTGTGGTTCCATCCCGGCAGACAGCACGGCTTCAGGACCAAGTCCGACGCGTTCTCGTGGAGGTTGAACATCTCCACAGCCTTGACGCTCAACGTTCCGCACAGGTGAACGGCGAGGATTATGAACGGTCCTCTGTGTTTTCCAAAGACGTGTTTCTCGATCTGTCGAAGCTGCCCAGCCTGCTTGATGTCGTCCTTGCGCGTTTGAAGCTTGATCGGCCACTCGGGGTCCCATCCGTCTATTCCGTACACGTGGTCCCAGTTGATCTGGTGCGACTTTGGAGCCGCGTTGAACATCGGCCACTGCTTATCCACCAGCGCGATCATCTTCACCTTCCTCGGGTCGAGCATCTCGGAGAGAAACATGCCGAGGTATCCGAACCCGCTGCAAAGGTCGATGACCGTCGCCCGCtcgtccgggtccgccggCACCGGCATCTTCGCCACGCGGTCCAGCGCGTGCTTGATGACGGGCGCGCACTCGTTGAGCTCCTTCGCGATTCTCCCCGATTTCACCACCCGGATCCAGACAGACTTTGGAAACGACCGTCGCCACTTATCTAagatggcgagcgcgcgctcgtatATGTCGCGGTAGTCGCGGTAGATCATCATCGCCCGCATCTCCTGCGCGAGCCAGGACACGGTGTCCGCgacgatctcctcgtcggtTTTACCAGCGTACCATCCGCcaccagctgtgccgccgacgccatcgttGACGGCTTCGTTGCCCCGCTCgaccatcgcgccgccgtcttcctcctccgccccgacgacgccgttctcgatctccttctgccgcgccccgccccgcttCCCCCCCTTCAGGTAATTCTTACCTCCCAGACCTTGGTACCTCGCGTTGTCCCACGCCGTCTTCTTGGCGCGATTAGTTCCGACgtaccccgccgcgcgttcgcactctgcgacgcggcgaatgACGGCGCGCTGGCGTTCTTCGAGCAGTCGCCACGCCTCCGGGAGGCTCGCCgtgaccgcgcggcgctgctcgcgcttCTCCATGCGCTTCAGCGCGCCGGGAGTTGACGGTTTGCGGGTtcgctgcgcggcggcggcgggcgccgacgacgatggttCGGGGTGGGCGGACGACTTCATCGCCtgcttcgacggcgacgcgatcgtctcggcgtccttcggcgcccgcggtcgaTCGTTCGCATCGCTCGCGGTGTCGGTCTTGCCACCGAAGAGCTCCGGCACGCAGTTCTTGTTCCCCAtggcaccgcgcgcgtcgtcgtcgagggtggGTGCGCCCGTTATGATGAGACGGCGTTTCCGAGAGGTTTCATCAGTGCCATTTTTCCCGTTTTTTCGTGCAACCGACCGAAAACTTTGGACGGACCCTTGGACGAGCCAACGATGACAcacagcgcgagcgcgggtgcGTGACCTGTCGAGGATAAGAGCCGGGCGGTCACaacacgccgcgctcggaaCCTTCCCGTCCGTAACTCGCACGCGAAATGTCCGCACTCGCCTCCGCATCTTCCGTCTTCAACGGTGCGCATTCGCCCGGCGGCTCGCGACGGTCGAATTCCCCGCCCACGTCGCGCCATCAGCCCCGGTCGCTCGCTCCTGACAAACCCGTAGGGCACGGCACGTGTTTCTCCCCGGACGactgacccgcgcgtccctcccgaCTCCGATCCTCGCAGGCCGGAgcttccgcgtcgccgcgcccaagcgGGCCGTCGCGCGTGCCTCCGGGGTCTCGGTCCGGGCCAAGCTCGAGGCCGGCGACAAAGTCAAGGTGCGCGACCCTCGCCTCGAGCTTTCTCGCCCCGTCATCATCGTCAAATCGCTCGTCGCCAAACGAGCGGCGGGTGCCAAAACCGATCCCGCGCCGTGTGACGCGAACCATCCCTCGCCTTCCCCCCAGCCCCAAAAAAACTCACACCTTCCccgtcccgcgtcgtcgcgcaggtgGTTTCCAAGGTACTCGTGTACCACGTCCCCAAGGGCGACCGCAAGAACGGCACCGACCTCAGCGGCTgggaaggcgtcgtcgactcCAGGGCGGATGACTACAACGGCACGTACATCAGCGCCAACCTGGAGGTGAAGGTGGCGTTCGCCGTGCCCAACGACCCGAAGGGCAAGACTTTCATCGTCCACTGCAAGGAgaacgagctcgagaagcagTGAGTGAGCCGGGGCGAGGTGTCGCGACGAGTTCAGACGGCGAGCGCATACGTATGATGTTTGTTGGCGTTTTTCGTCGTGTCTCGAGTGTCGCGAGTGGTtggttggcgcgcggcgggcgggcgaaggtccgcggcgggcgagcgtgagcgcgggcgcggacgagtgcgcctcgtccgggcccgcgcgcggttgACGGGGTTTGGCTGGATCGCCCCGCGGGACGGGCTTACGTATGTCCCGGCAGTAATAATGAGCACCCGATAGTCCAACGACTCGACATTCTCTCGCCGATACCAGCGCGCGACATCGACCAATGGGCTTCTTTTCCCGCCCGAACTCGCCAGCCCACCcaccgggcggcgaggctgccACACCCAAGCGAGCGACCGGGGGCGTTCACACGGAATCGAGGGTGTAACACGACGCGGGGGATGACATCGACGACGTGTCGCgcgacgtgcgtcgcggcgacgcgagccgagTCTCGCGGAgggctcgtcggcggaggccgACGCGAACATGCTGGCGCCCGGGTGAGGCGCGGAGCGAGGGCCGGTGGCGGGCCCGGAGGCGCGAGGCTGGGGTCCGCGAGACCCGGAGCGAGgtggggcgcgagcgcgcgcggaggtccAAAATCGACCGGCGCGTTGCTTGGAGATCAGGAGGTGAGACTCgacccgatcgcgcgcgtctccgcgcgtgtcgccctcgccgcgcgcgctccgatCAGCCCCCCGCCAAAAATCGCGGCTCGATCGCGCTTCTTCTCCCACGCGTCTTTTTGCCCATCCCTCCGCcagccgccaccgtcgcgtcgctctcggggcgccctcgcgcggcgtcacGAGCGCGGGAACGCGGAATACCGATCGTACGATGCGTGCCGCCCCGCGCTGCGCCCCGACTGGGCGCGATCCACGTCGCCACGATCGACCagaggcgcgcgccatcgAAGCGCGCCAAAAGCGACGTCCCCGATCCTTCAAACTAACccaacctcgacgcccgACATCGTTTGTTACGACAGGATAAAGACCTGTGGGATGAACTCGAGATggaggcgaacgcgctcaccgcgacggacgccccGTTGTGGGACAAAGTCCAGAGCGGAATCCCCGCGCTGACCCCGGAtttcgacgcggaggcgctgtCGGAGTCGCTGTTTGGCGACTCGTCTGACTCGCAGCGGAACCTCCAGATCCAAAAGGCGGACTTCACCGTGAACTCCATCATCGACAAGATCAACCGCGGCAAGGTGAACCTGAGGCCGAGTTACCAGCGCGAGTACGTGTGGACGGTGAAGACGGCGAGCAAGCTGGTGGAGTCGCTCATGCTCAACATCCCCATACCGACGATGTTCTTTCACGAGGTGAACAGCGGGTGCCTGGAGGTTGTCGACGGGAAACAGCGGCTGACCTCCATTTGGAGCTTCACGAAGGGTAAGttccccgacggcaccccatTCAAGCTCAAGGGTCTGGACGTGTTCGGAGAGTACAACGACTGCAGCTTCTCCGAGCTGCCCGGCGACCTCCAGGAGCGAATCCTGGACCACCCGCTGAACGTGCACACCATCGGCAAGCAGTCGCAGCCCGACTTTGTGTTTGAGGTTTTCGAGCGGCTCAACATGGGAGCCACGCAGCTCAACGAGCAGGAGCTTCGCAACTGCATCTACCAGGGGCTTTACACCGACATGCTCTGCGACCTCGCCTCGGACGAGCACCTGCTCTCCGTCTACCGCTCCAAGCAGCCGCACCTTCGCATGAAAGATCGCGAGTTGATCCTGCGATTCTTCGCCATGCAGCGAACCAAGCCGCAGGGCATGACGTCCCCGATCAAGGCTTGGCTCAACGAGGAGATCCGCGAGAATAAGGACATGACGCCGCAGGAGGCCGGCGAGATGAAGGAGCTGTTCGCGGAGACTATCGGTTTGGTGTGGGAGGTGTTCGGCGAGTGCGCTTTCAGACCCGTGAAGAAGGACGCGGCTCCCTCCGAGGATGACGTCAAGGGCCTGTTCTACAGGGATTActtcgagggcggcgagatcAACGTCGCGCTGTGGGACACCGTGATGTATGCCTTCGCCGGGCggaccgcggaggaggtttTACCCAACAGGGAGCGGATCATGGCAGCGTTTATCAAGTTGGCCGGCGGAAAGACGTTTCGTAAGTTGCTGGTGAGTCAGCCGaaggcggtcgcggcgcgcgcggaggcgtggGGGGCGATCATGGACTCGGTGTGCGGGCCCAGGGGGGCGAAGCGCGGCGAAAAGGCGCGATGATCGCGAATACTTTGGATCGATCGACTGTATTACCACACCGCTGATGACTTGGAACGAAACCCGTCCCCAACTAAACGTCACCGCCGTTTCTCCTCTTTTCGCATCGATTTCAGAGCGAGCTgcccgcacgcgccgtccacctcgcgcccccgcctcgTGCTCCACCGCACTTTCGCCTTGACCCcgaactcgtcgccgaggatcgACGCCATTCGCTCcagggcgtcgtccgcgggtgaACGGTACCCGTGCGTACCTCCGACGTCCGTGGGGTTGTAAGGTATGAGGTTCACGAAATACCCGCTCTGCTCCCTTTTCCgtctgccgccgcccgtcgccgggttcgaaccatcgagctcgacgtcgtccgccagGAGCGTCctgccgacgagctcgcccagctcgcgcgcgtgcgtcggggagtcgttcacgccgtcgatgaCGATGTACTCGAtcatcgcgccccgccccgatTTTTGCCTGTGGTACCTCAGCGACTCCGTGAGCCGTCCCAGCGTGTGCGAGgttcccgccgcggagggcagGAGCGTCGCGCGAAGATCCTGCGTGGGGGCGTGCAGAGACAGCGCCAAGCCGAcgttcggcgcgtcgtcggccagTCTCCGAATCGAAGCCGGGACTCCAACCGTCGACACCGTCACCGATCGCTGGCGCATGTCGAAGACGGCCTGGTGCGTCATCGCCCTCAGCGCGATGAGCACCTCCTCGTAGTTGTCCAGCGGCTCGCCCATCCCCATCATCACCACGTTGCGCACGCCGGTCGATCCGCAGAGGTTGCGCGCGTGCCAAACCTGCTCGCATatctcgccc from Micromonas commoda chromosome 3, complete sequence encodes:
- a CDS encoding predicted protein; the protein is MSALASASSVFNGRSFRVAAPKRAVARASGVSVRAKLEAGDKVKVVSKVLVYHVPKGDRKNGTDLSGWEGVVDSRADDYNGTYISANLEVKVAFAVPNDPKGKTFIVHCKENELEKQ
- a CDS encoding COMPASS/Set1C complex protein (Predicted homolog of Saccharomyces cerevisiae SWD2, a subunit of the COMPASS (Set1C) complex ChromDB ID: SWDC20101), giving the protein MPSPGFALARTLEGHSKSVAAVKFSPDGSVVASASADKTVRLWRVADGAQLCVLVGHERGCSDVAWTGCGRYLASASDDKNLHLWDVDPCSPHYGKTVRVFAGHTSHVFCCDVNSVCGANNVLASGSVDETVRLWDLRQGTCVNVLPAHSDPVTGVKFSPDGAILATCSYDGITRLWSVATGACLRTIVLGLGGGGLGGGGGGGGGAEGAEGAEDADTAGDKLAVIPGFVGNAVDDVAALADGVVINGGAGWGDGSYRNAPIGCIVPSTNGRYLLASTLDAHGSLRLWDAVKGRVVRTYAGRRGSRYCAFAAFADAEGTSYAVCGSEDGSVMAWDLRTGEVAQRIPGSDAAWTNVVGDERTKAEAEKRRGGSEKAENTAKLDGDGIEPATGSPGTPGRDEEDGDAGNRVGVPGREGKDGDGGDAVVSTDLNPEPKPPPPPTDPDGHDDAVVGLDFFRHGMLATSGLERDRTIKLWTTAGYRERARAS
- a CDS encoding predicted protein; amino-acid sequence: RSFLDIDEVERFARDRGIKKSSLRLCYRELFRRGKSTFENAPDVSARDMKLLRDNFTVCTSEVVETKTTEDGSGAKMVVRLHDGKLVETVVIGHSRSVDDGDGDETRGDGEDADVSDGAKNRVFRNTVCVSSQVGCAMGCTFCETGTLGLMANLTAGEICEQVWHARNLCGSTGVRNVVMMGMGEPLDNYEEVLIALRAMTHQAVFDMRQRSVTVSTVGVPASIRRLADDAPNVGLALSLHAPTQDLRATLLPSAAGTSHTLGRLTESLRYHRQKSGRGAMIEYIVIDGVNDSPTHARELGELSGYFVNLIPYNPTDVGGTHGYRSPADDALERMASILGDEFGVKAKVRWSTRRGREVDGACGQLAL
- a CDS encoding predicted protein, translated to MGNKNCVPELFGGKTDTASDANDRPRAPKDAETIASPSKQAMKSSAHPEPSSSAPAAAAQRTRKPSTPGALKRMEKREQRRAVTASLPEAWRLLEERQRAVIRRVAECERAAGYVGTNRAKKTAWDNARYQGLGGKNYLKGGKRGGARQKEIENGVVGAEEEDGGAMVERGNEAVNDGVGGTAGGGWYAGKTDEEIVADTVSWLAQEMRAMMIYRDYRDIYERALAILDKWRRSFPKSVWIRVVKSGRIAKELNECAPVIKHALDRVAKMPVPADPDERATVIDLCSGFGYLGMFLSEMLDPRKVKMIALVDKQWPMFNAAPKSHQINWDHVYGIDGWDPEWPIKLQTRKDDIKQAGQLRQIEKHVFGKHRGPFIILAVHLCGTLSVKAVEMFNLHENASDLVLKPCCLPGWNHTYTHDTWELGGHCIPVKDVCAKGKWKGNRWIGPPRSHLRHKFATWCDNLYKGIDVAESEKRTEQILIQEEGGHQNTFMFAERERFSGGR
- a CDS encoding predicted protein — encoded protein: SSDSQRNLQIQKADFTVNSIIDKINRGKVNLRPSYQREYVWTVKTASKLVESLMLNIPIPTMFFHEVNSGCLEVVDGKQRLTSIWSFTKGKFPDGTPFKLKGLDVFGEYNDCSFSELPGDLQERILDHPLNVHTIGKQSQPDFVFEVFERLNMGATQLNEQELRNCIYQGLYTDMLCDLASDEHLLSVYRSKQPHLRMKDRELILRFFAMQRTKPQGMTSPIKAWLNEEIRENKDMTPQEAGEMKELFAETIGLVWEVFGECAFR